In the Octopus bimaculoides isolate UCB-OBI-ISO-001 chromosome 7, ASM119413v2, whole genome shotgun sequence genome, actattaatttgtgtaggtGTATTAATTTGTAACATTTTACAGTTTTGAAAGATTTAAAAGAGAATCGGATATTCGCAGGTTGAAGTGTGTTTTTCTTAGGATGTCGGCAGTAACCATTTGCATAGCGTTTTGTAGTTTTGGTATATTTTAGGTTCCCTGGTATTTGACCACAGTATTTTTAAGAGGGCCATTTAGTATTATCCCTGAAGCACCGACAATCATACAGTTCAGGGCCCTTCTATTTACTCAACCTTTCAAATGTTTTCACCGAAGTGTTGCAGTCTGATGGGATTAACATATATATGAGCCAAGCGTGTTTTGTCATTGTGATTTTTTATCACAATACCTGGTCtgtttgcttgttgttgttgttgttgttgttgtcaatgaagGTGACAATAGTAACAGCAGTATTAGcaagaataaaagtaataactgAAGAACACCtgcaatatatacataagcacacacacacacacatgtatatatatatgtatatatatatatatacatacatacatgccgatACTCTAATATTGAACAGTAAGAATGAATGTTCAACGCCACATTAGTGaatgaatattctttatttgccGGTTGACATGGTTACCAGTGGTTTCATCTACAGGGATATCTCTCAACTGTTATCCAACTTGCCACATGAAGACAAGTGCTAACATTCTCTTTTGGCTAGCTTGATAATTGTTAAGAGATTTCTCgccacatgaaaccattggttgccttgttaactgataaatatagtatatatatatatatatatatatNNNNNNNNNNNNNNNNNNNNNNNNNNNNNNNNNNNNNNNNNNNNNNNNNNNNNNNNNNNNNNNNNNNNNNNNNNNNNNNNNNNNNNNNNNNNNNNNNNNNNNNNNNNNNNNNNNNNNNNNNNNNNNNNNNNNNNNNNNNNNNNNNNNNNNNNNNNNNNNNNNNNNNNNNNNNNNNNNNNNNNNNNNNNNNNNNNNNNNNNNNNNNNNNNNNNNNNNNNNNNNNNNNNNNNNNNNNNNNNNNNNNNNNNNNNNNNNNNNNNNNNNNNNNNNNNNNNNNNNNNNNNNNNNNNNNNNNNNNNNNNNNNNNNNNNNNNNNNNNNNNNNNNNNNNNNNNNNNNNNNNNNNNNNNNNNNNNNNNNNNNNNNNNNNNNNNNNNNNNNNNNNNNNNNNNNNNNNNNNNNNNNNNNNNNNNNNNNNNNNNNNNNNNNNNNNNNNNNNNNNNNNNNNNNNNNNNNNNNNNNNNNNNNNNNNNNNNNNNNNNNNNNNNNNNNNNNNNNNNNNNNNNNNNNNNNNNNNNNNNNNNNNNNNNNNNNNNNNNNNNNNNNNNNNNNNNNNNNNNNNNNNNNNNNNNNNNNNNNNNNNNNNNNNNNNNNNNNNNNNNNNNNNNNNNNNNNNNNNNNNNNNNNNNNNNNNNNNNNNNNNNNNNNNNNNNNNNNNNNNNNNNNNNNNNNNNNNNNNNNNNNNNNNNNNNNNNNNNNNNNNNNNNNNNNNNNNNNNNNNNNNNNNNNNNNNNNNNNNNNNNNNNNNNNNNNNNNNNNNNNNNNNNNNNNNNNNNNNNNNNNNNNNNNNNNNNNNNNNNNNNNNNNNNNNNNNNNNNNNNNNNNNNNNNNNNNNNNNNNNNNNNNNNNNNNNNNNNNNNNNNNNNNNNNNNNNNNNNNNNNNNNNNNNNNNNNNNNNNNNNNNNNNNNNNNNNNNNNNNNNNNNNNNNNNNNNNNNNNNNNNNNNNNNNNNNNNNNNNNNNNNNNNNNNNNNNNNNNNNNNNNNNNNNNNNNNNNNNNNNNNNNNNNNNNNNNNNNNNNNNNNatatatatatatatatatatatatatatatacatgtgtatgtgtgtgtgtattgcttacTTGCTTGCTTGATCCCTTAATTCTGGATGGAGCTGATAGGGAGTGCCATCTTGATATATGGTATGCTTTGGATGTTAAAATTTGGCGGCACCCATCTTTGTCCCTCTGTGTTCCAGGTTTAACCAAAACTGATTCCTTCTTGAGAGAAGAAGAGTCAACTCGAGTCCTGGACTGCTACCTTagttattggccctgaaaggatagGAGGCGAAGTTGAGCCCCCCTaatagggtttgaactcagtgCATCAGGAACCAGAACAACAACTGCAAGGCAGGCTATCTggtgctctaataattctgccagtccTCCACTTTTTAATATGTagatcaccatcaacatcaccatcatcatcatcacaatcattatcaatcatcatcaccatcatcatcatcatccccactatcattgccatcatcatcaccttcatcatcatcgttgttgtttaccGATCCTTCTTCCATGTGACATAGGTTGGATAGTGCAACAGGAACTGACAAGCCATAGGATTACCcagagctccagtgtctgcttcagcatagtttctacagccagatgcccttaaGGCCAACCGCTTTACCAAGTGTACTGGAAGCTTTTTCTTTTTGGCACCAGTACTGGTGAGGTCATCAGGTACTTGCATGACAAAATCCCCTTGGCTGACTGGGATCTAGCATCAAGGGAGGTGAAAATATGAAAGAGGGATAGGAACAGGGGTGTATAGGGCACCGAATTGGTAAAATCATTAGAGCCtctgacaaaatgccttgcagtatgtgTTCAGGCTCTTTACATTGTAAATGCTTCTTGTCTTATCAAACTGGCCAGACctgacctctcacacttacctgACAATATCATTCAAATTGTAAACAGTCACCTCAtgaaaatctgaaagctacaatataatgaatatttaattccaaacaatgtgaatgaataaactttatatttgacactaatctgaatgctaaagggttaagtacaCAGgctatgtgtattttattttctgtattaatCTCCTAAAccttttgtattcatgtatataatctCAAATAggatttctgttttttcttcttctgtgatTTCATGAATGGATAAACAATTCATTTTGGTTTCTTTACTTTAGGAAAATATGTAcaatatgttttttatttttttttatttgtttttgacttttttgtttgttgattATAAACGTCATTAATGTTGaacttttttctttgtgtttttcagATTGGAGTGGCCAGTCTTAGTATGTCACATGGTGGTCATCGACCTGAGGAAATGAAGTCTGACTCTGTACACCCTCACATTGCcggtcaccatcatcatcctggTCATCACCATGCAGCAGAGGAAGAAGAGTATGTTATCGAAGTGGACAGTGATCTAAGCCCCACAGGGCCAGACATTATCAGGGAGGTGGATCATGACCACCACAATGTAAAAGTGAAATTGAAACGGAGGCGGCGTTGTGGAATTTGTGGTCCTTGTCAAATCAAGCAGAACTGCGGCCGTTGTCACTACTGTCTGCGTCGGGATGTCTTAAAGCAGACATGTGTCTACCGCAAGTGTGTCTACTTGAGGAGCAAACCACGGAGCATGAGTCCAAAGGAGAATGTTTCTATGTCTGCTCTCAACTTGCAGTCAGGACTTGGCGTTGCCACACCAACGGACCTTAGCATCCGAACCAGCCTAACGCAAACTACTTCAGGGACGTCTTCAAATGACTTTCAAGGGCTCTCGTCTATGTACCACCATCCAGATCTTGATTCGAGAGCCTTCACTGGTAGTTCGCCCTCAATTCCATTGCATCATGATCCGGTCATCCCGTCAAGGATGAACCCATATATGGGAGGTGCCCACACTGGACCTTACCCAATCAATATGTTTCCTAGCAGCAGTTTAGCTGCCAACTCAAGTTTACCAAGTCCATTTCAGATGGGTAGCTGTAGTAATAGCCCGTTCCGGTATCCTTGGATGCCCGGTTCATTTGCAAGACCATCTGTTGTGTCCAGTCCCACTGATCTTCTCCGGCCATCGCCATCTTGGCCTCCCCCTCCGCCACCAACTCATGGACTTTCCTCCACGCACCAAAGAATGGCTTCAGACTTTGGTGCAAACTCATTTCAAAAGGATATGCCATTTATGAAACGGCGCTCCCAACAGGATCTTTTGCAAAATAGACAGAGACTTCCATCTTGTAGCAGATCGCTGGCTCCAATGTGTGGAAGTTCCCCTAGTGGGTGTGAGACCCCAGCTTGTTTCAACTCGGATGCATTGGTAATGCGTGAAAAATACAGCTGTTTCCCTGGGCAGGGCTCTCGATCTATAGGCTGCGACAATAGTGGTCACATGACATCAGGGACTTTGAATAGTAGCTACAACCGAGGATGTGCATCGTCACAGCATGAGTGTGACGTCATCGGCATTGACGATTTGCAGGTGAATGCCTTTATCAGAGCTAGTGGCTATAATGGATTAGACATAGAGGTAGATATCTCAAAATTGCCTATTGTACCCAGCAGTGGGAAGAGTAAAGGCAAATCCACTCTTAATGGAATGGTAAGCATTACGCAGGACTTAGGAGACAAGGGTACTGTGGAATTACAGGTACCAGGGTACAAAGTAACCTTAGAAGATCACATTAATGTTGATGAAATGCTTGCCAAGTATACTAGTAGTTTAAAACCTAGTTATGCTGTCAAACAACCAAAAATTGAATTGATAGATTAGGaaacaaattgttttatttctgtcatcttttcttctttaataattTGGGGACTGTCgaagatatgtgtgtgattgtttgcgtaggatgtgcatatattatacacactcatgcatgtatctgtaattgtttgtgtacatatatgtatatgatacatacagacatgaatacatacatacatacatacatacatacagacacacagacagacagattttaaagttttgtaaaaAATACTTGATGCAATcacaatactttaaaaaaatggttttcttaaaagttattagctttttaaaaaattcttttagttAGACAGAATGACACAAATCTTATACAATGAAGCTTTTGGTTTTTCCAAGAGGTTTGTGTCGTTtggtttttcaaaaaatttttctaAATAATAACTTTTAAGAAAACCTTTAAAACCTTTCTTNNNNNNNNNNNNNNNNNNNNNNNNNNNNNNNNNNNNNNNNNNNNNNNNNNNNNNNNNNNNNNNNNNNNNNNNNNNNNNNNNNNNNNNNNNNNNNNNNNNNNNNNNNNNNNNNNNNNNNNNNNNNNNNNNNNNNNNNNNNNNNNNNNNNNNNNNNNNNatatatatatatgtatatatatatatttacttgggtgtttgtgtatatgtatgtgagtattagCTTAaagtagatttaaaaaaaaaaaaacgtctaacAGCTATGACTAATTAAGCAATGCAATTAATCCTAATAGAAATTCTTGGTTAAGAATTTTAAGGGTCAAAGATATATTATGTTTGAAACcaaaattgtatatatagatatttacatgtatatcttatgtgtctgtgtatcactttatacagacaaacacacacacacacacaaaccatggTCTAGTTAAATGCGACCACATGGCCTGTGGCTGCTGTATTCAAACCAGGTGTTTGTCTCGTCTGATGATGACCCATCTGTTGTGGGTCTTTTCCTCCTTCTCATTCCTTTCGTTTACTAATCTCTTAGGCCATGCAAAAGATCAACGAGGGCTGTTCCTCCTCTGTTTGAACTTGCAGTTCTCAAAGGTTTTGACTTTGTGGCACATTGGAgatgaagtgaaaaaaaatttaCCGGTGCATTTCACGTAGAaaaagctttgaaaaaataaaagcccttagaatattttaacatttaaaaccTAGATGGAAATATCGAAAGCTATTGCCAAACATGTTTTATTAATCTTCttgtatataacaaaattatgaattacacatttacacattttttaaaatgcttaaatattattagtatcaattttctaaagccttaattatatttttaaaaattcgtgGCACAACTAGTACCCTTTGTGACGCACAGTTTAAGAATCATTGGAATAACCAATTAAACATGCAGgctactgtatatatttattatacacaataatatatatatagtaatctgcatgtgtatatatatatatatatatgtatatatatagcattactgTATACAGTTCAATTTGTGAAAATGTGCCAGAAAACAACAAATGCTAAATTTAATACGAAGATggtattaaaatgtgtgtgtgggcaaGAGAAAAAGgggtttgtacacacacacatacccatatattgTAGGTGTCTTTGACTGTTTCGGGAATGGTTAGGCTGAGTTTTAGTCTAAAAGTAGGTCGGAAAAGCGTCtctttaataaaaagaatatttttttacacaGGAAAAGGTAAAATATAGTTGAAGTAATATTTATAGCAGCAGTAATTAATTTCTTCGATTTAAAaccttaatatacatatatataatgttatatatatatatagtataatattataatatgatatataatgttatatatatatatatataatataatataatataaatattttcatctgtCAGCGAAGTGTGGGTTGGGCTAGAAAGTTACCTGGTAATGCTTAATGTTTTAAGGTGGGGAAGGAAAAAAATtcccttttattattgtttaatgttttggTCCCCCCACCTTTACCtaaatgctttgttttttttttttatcctttcatatATGTGATTTTAAAATTCTACTAAGGTAACCTCCTTCTTATAATATGACTAACATACCATGATtgaaaagacaattttttttttgataatcccaattttgctaaatattttttttattttctattttctttttcacttttgttgttgttgttgccccaattctattttctttgaaatttatctTCATTACAGttatgatacatttttttttttaatatactttccAATTGATACGTCtataaaatctgtgtgtgtgcatgtatgcgcgcgtgtgtgcatgtatgttgaaaatTCTCAAGATGTACCTTATTTTACGTTTACTAAAGAGAAACTAATTGAGTTTCCTTGctttaaaagttcaaagaaaaaaaaacaagcatcaAAAGGTTACGTTTGTGGTTACCTTTTATATGTAAgtaggtgcatatatacatattatatacgtctgtgtatgtaaaGCAGTGAAGTTAACGCACGTATAGAAAGGTGCAACTTGGCACTCAacattttgcagtatttagttggaTTCGAATTTTTGCAGAGCCGGCTTCATTTGCCATCCCTTACACAATATACAGGAAATGTGGTTACCCTTCTTCCTACCATTTATAAGCCAAATATATCCCAGTGTTCAAGAAAAACATACAATTCTCTATATGCACtccaagatatatttatttattttttgtttttctttttatgtccacttatatatgttattacatattagtattattattgtttcggCAAGTCTGAATTTCTGTGAGTttatctgtatatgcgtgtgtgtgtgtctgtttttctgtgagcctgtttgtctttctgtgagTCTGTCTGTATCTCCTTGAGTCTGTATTTCTGTGagtctatctgtatatgtgtgtgtgtctgtatttctgtgaatctgtctgtatttctgtgagcctgtttgtctttctgtgagTCTGTCTGTATCTCCATGAGTCTGTATTTCTGCgagtctatctgtatatatgtgtgtgtgtctgtatttctgtgaGTCTCTCTCAATGTTTGCAGGAGTATGTGTGTTTCCATATTGTAGTCGTTGTTGAGCtcactttatttattttgcattacaTTCTGTGAACAATTCACTGATTGCATGATTCTGTCAGAAAAATCACTGATCCACTGCATTCACGATGGCAGACATGACAGAGGAGCATCTGTACAAGTTGGGTGGAACAAATACTAACGAGATATTTTTCTTCGAAGGCACTTGAATTAACAGTTTTCATACCGGTGTTTACATCTTTCACTGATATTCATTGCTgccgaaaaaaaaagaaaagaaaagggggcTATGTAATTTCCACTCTCTAAATTCTAATTCCAAAGCATTGGTCAATCCAAGGCTGTAGCacaagacacttactcaaggtgccgtACAAATGAACTCAAAGCCACAGGTCTGTGAAATGGACTTGTTAATTACAAAACTAAGCTTATTTGCACACATGGCTGAGTAAACCTTATGGGTCAGTGGTTCAGTAGTTG is a window encoding:
- the LOC106871426 gene encoding uncharacterized protein LOC106871426 isoform X1, translated to MYWGQINRLYPSSTHLWPCDNIGVASLSMSHGGHRPEEMKSDSVHPHIAGHHHHPGHHHAAEEEEYVIEVDSDLSPTGPDIIREVDHDHHNVKVKLKRRRRCGICGPCQIKQNCGRCHYCLRRDVLKQTCVYRKCVYLRSKPRSMSPKENVSMSALNLQSGLGVATPTDLSIRTSLTQTTSGTSSNDFQGLSSMYHHPDLDSRAFTGSSPSIPLHHDPVIPSRMNPYMGGAHTGPYPINMFPSSSLAANSSLPSPFQMGSCSNSPFRYPWMPGSFARPSVVSSPTDLLRPSPSWPPPPPPTHGLSSTHQRMASDFGANSFQKDMPFMKRRSQQDLLQNRQRLPSCSRSLAPMCGSSPSGCETPACFNSDALVMREKYSCFPGQGSRSIGCDNSGHMTSGTLNSSYNRGCASSQHECDVIGIDDLQVNAFIRASGYNGLDIEVDISKLPIVPSSGKSKGKSTLNGMVSITQDLGDKGTVELQVPGYKVTLEDHINVDEMLAKYTSSLKPSYAVKQPKIELID
- the LOC106871426 gene encoding uncharacterized protein LOC106871426 isoform X2; the protein is MRVMYGPGPIGLPLQIGVASLSMSHGGHRPEEMKSDSVHPHIAGHHHHPGHHHAAEEEEYVIEVDSDLSPTGPDIIREVDHDHHNVKVKLKRRRRCGICGPCQIKQNCGRCHYCLRRDVLKQTCVYRKCVYLRSKPRSMSPKENVSMSALNLQSGLGVATPTDLSIRTSLTQTTSGTSSNDFQGLSSMYHHPDLDSRAFTGSSPSIPLHHDPVIPSRMNPYMGGAHTGPYPINMFPSSSLAANSSLPSPFQMGSCSNSPFRYPWMPGSFARPSVVSSPTDLLRPSPSWPPPPPPTHGLSSTHQRMASDFGANSFQKDMPFMKRRSQQDLLQNRQRLPSCSRSLAPMCGSSPSGCETPACFNSDALVMREKYSCFPGQGSRSIGCDNSGHMTSGTLNSSYNRGCASSQHECDVIGIDDLQVNAFIRASGYNGLDIEVDISKLPIVPSSGKSKGKSTLNGMVSITQDLGDKGTVELQVPGYKVTLEDHINVDEMLAKYTSSLKPSYAVKQPKIELID